A genome region from Hevea brasiliensis isolate MT/VB/25A 57/8 chromosome 9, ASM3005281v1, whole genome shotgun sequence includes the following:
- the LOC110666041 gene encoding zinc finger protein ZAT4: MERHKCKLCSRTFANGRALGGHMKAHLATLPLPPKATMTTQQQTGDRTESASSSYSSSGEEQELEIKNREFEEKALVYGLRENPKKSFRFADPEFSFAVDAGSVVQDRESETESRNPTRRRSKRTRKSGFSENQKQNFDAKKLKLKNPSSEESPTEPEPVSSVSNTSPEEDVAMCLMMLSRDVWTRNYEEEDQEQGKDRERSVGMKLKVPEEIKVGKIRGKLRCEKCMKLFRSSQALVAHKRICSLNGAELRNNEGNERIFECPYCFKVFGSGQALGGHKRSHLMGTSTPSAAENSAKLDNNLIDLNLPAPTEDDDFSVVSDA, encoded by the coding sequence ATGGAGAGGCACAAATGCAAGCTCTGCTCTAGAACTTTCGCTAATGGCAGAGCTTTGGGTGGTCACATGAAGGCCCACTTAGCCACCCTGCCTCTCCCTCCAAAGGCCACGATGACGACTCAGCAACAGACCGGAGACCGCACTGAGTCAGCATCATCCTCGTATTCTTCTTCTGGTGAAGAACAGGAACTGGAAATCAAGAACAGAGAATTTGAAGAGAAGGCTTTGGTTTATGGGTTGAGAGAGAATCCCAAGAAGAGTTTCAGGTTCGCAGATCCTGAGTTCTCTTTCGCTGTTGATGCTGGGTCTGTTGTTCAAGATAGAGAAAGCGAGACCGAGTCAAGAAATCCAACTCGTAGACGATCTAAGAGGACCCGGAAATCGGGTTTTTCAGAGAATCAGAAGCAGAATTTCGATGCCAAGAAACTAAAGTTGAAGAATCCAAGTTCGGAGGAGTCGCCGACAGAACCAGAACCGGTGAGTTCCGTGTCTAATACTTCCCCTGAAGAAGATGTTGCCATGTGTCTTATGATGCTTTCAAGGGATGTTTGGACGAGAAACTATGAAGAAGAAGATCAAGAACAAGGCAAAGATAGAGAAAGATCAGTTGGTATGAAGTTGAAAGTGCCGGAGGAGATCAAAGTGGGTAAGATTCGCGGGAAGTTGAGATGTGAAAAATGCATGAAACTGTTTCGATCTTCACAGGCATTGGTTGCGCACAAGAGGATTTGCTCTCTAAATGGAGCAGAGCTAAGAAACAATGAAGGTAATGAAAGAATTTTCGAGTGTCCATATTGCTTCAAGGTGTTTGGCTCTGGACAAGCACTTGGCGGACACAAAAGATCGCATCTTATGGGTACTTCAACACCTAGTGCTGCAGAAAATTCTGCTAAACTTGACAACAATCTCATAGATCTTAACTTGCCAGCTCCAACCGAAGACGATGACTTTAGTGTGGTCTCTGATGCCTAA